A portion of the Granulosicoccus antarcticus IMCC3135 genome contains these proteins:
- a CDS encoding peroxiredoxin, protein MSLRINDIAPDFKATTTQGEMQFHEWVGDSWAVLFSHPKDFTPVCTTELGMVAHLMPEFEKRNCKVVGLSIDPVDNHAEWANDIEETQGAKVNFPMIGDTDLAVAKAYDMFPTDMSGTSEGRTAATNATVRSVYIIGPDKRIKLIMTYPMTTGRNFDEILRVIDSMQLTAQHQVATPVNWTDGNEVIIVPSVSDAEAEKKYPQGFRKVKPYLRFVEQPK, encoded by the coding sequence ATGTCACTTAGAATCAACGACATAGCTCCAGATTTCAAAGCAACTACGACCCAGGGTGAGATGCAGTTTCACGAATGGGTAGGTGATAGTTGGGCGGTCCTGTTTTCCCACCCCAAGGACTTCACCCCGGTTTGCACCACAGAGCTCGGCATGGTCGCTCACTTGATGCCCGAATTCGAAAAACGTAACTGTAAGGTGGTCGGTTTGAGCATCGATCCGGTCGACAATCACGCCGAATGGGCCAATGACATTGAAGAGACGCAGGGGGCGAAGGTCAACTTCCCCATGATCGGTGATACCGACCTGGCAGTTGCCAAAGCCTATGACATGTTTCCGACTGATATGAGCGGCACATCCGAGGGTCGCACAGCGGCCACCAATGCCACCGTTCGTTCGGTGTACATCATTGGTCCGGACAAGCGTATCAAACTCATCATGACCTATCCGATGACAACGGGACGCAACTTCGACGAAATTCTGCGCGTTATCGATTCCATGCAGCTCACAGCCCAACACCAGGTGGCCACGCCGGTGAACTGGACCGATGGCAATGAGGTCATCATCGTGCCTTCTGTCAGCGATGCCGAGGCTGAGAAAAAATATCCACAAGGATTTCGCAAGGTGAAGCCTTATCTGCGGTTCGTCGAACAACCCAAGTAG
- a CDS encoding thioesterase family protein, translating into MNTGCYAHDTPVLNYQANVTTESDRSQPPSADAQRSEQEQRQLVAEITTLFEQKISFNEFLGFRIDQLEPGPVRINFQMRPELIGHYLHGRLHGGVIASVLDVAGGLAVMMGIAAFHPADSTLQILERFSRLATIDLRVDYLRQGIGSEFTAVGEVVRLGRRVAVCSMRLSNDQDSLIATGNASYIVS; encoded by the coding sequence GTGAATACAGGCTGTTATGCTCATGACACCCCCGTTTTGAACTATCAAGCCAACGTGACAACCGAATCAGATCGCTCGCAGCCACCTTCTGCCGATGCACAGCGCTCAGAGCAGGAACAACGGCAACTGGTTGCAGAAATTACAACGTTGTTTGAGCAAAAAATCAGCTTCAACGAGTTTCTCGGCTTTCGCATAGACCAACTTGAGCCGGGACCTGTCCGTATCAATTTCCAGATGCGGCCAGAGCTGATTGGACATTACCTGCACGGTCGCCTGCATGGAGGGGTGATTGCCTCTGTACTGGATGTTGCCGGTGGTCTGGCCGTCATGATGGGAATCGCCGCATTTCATCCTGCAGATTCCACGCTGCAGATCCTTGAACGCTTCTCACGCCTGGCCACTATTGACCTGCGTGTTGATTATCTGCGCCAGGGTATTGGCAGCGAATTTACGGCCGTGGGCGAGGTGGTGCGGTTGGGGCGTCGCGTGGCTGTCTGCAGTATGCGTCTGAGCAACGACCAGGACTCATTGATTGCAACCGGTAATGCCAGTTATATCGTCAGTTAG
- a CDS encoding M12 family metallopeptidase, protein MRLLVNSLLLGSVLTTMASTMAQAKDLTELRLIEGDIITSSKPSVSGIATRSISLSGASQLWVDGIVPYGIDPELPKGSVTAVAAAVEHWNKVGGVTLVSLDDWPSGQEQPRDSILFQPGSGCASWVGRLGGQQEVWVADNCTSGSIMHEIGHVLGLEHEHTRPDRDQYITINWDNIAEDKRHNFDVAPAGSRILGDYDYESIMHYGPSNFSVNGKETITPLLVSADVIGQRIVPSRGDLDSVAQLYAADLSIVTQVYSDAQGSEVTVHISNELAQGANTIDVDVQIGATQLIQSAGTGWDCGVQVESQVSCSLSRLAGSSSSKLTLTLKGVVDARQVTAVVRSKTPDGDTQNNEDNFDTAIEPTQASALADPATLTTTTTVSYGGAAFWLWPGLLLLLFQRLTGERIYGQARDRIES, encoded by the coding sequence TTGCGTCTGCTCGTTAACAGCCTGCTGCTTGGCAGCGTGCTGACAACGATGGCAAGCACGATGGCGCAGGCTAAGGACTTGACTGAGCTCCGCCTGATCGAAGGTGACATCATTACCTCAAGCAAGCCTTCGGTTAGCGGGATTGCCACACGTTCCATTTCACTCTCAGGTGCCTCCCAGCTGTGGGTCGACGGCATCGTGCCATACGGTATCGATCCGGAACTGCCCAAGGGCAGTGTGACGGCGGTGGCTGCCGCGGTGGAGCATTGGAACAAGGTAGGAGGCGTTACTCTGGTATCGCTGGATGACTGGCCTTCCGGGCAGGAACAGCCACGGGATTCGATCCTCTTTCAGCCGGGCTCAGGCTGTGCCTCCTGGGTGGGAAGGCTCGGTGGGCAGCAAGAGGTCTGGGTGGCTGATAATTGCACTTCAGGCAGCATAATGCATGAAATAGGGCATGTTCTGGGACTGGAGCACGAACACACACGTCCCGACCGTGATCAGTACATCACGATCAACTGGGACAATATTGCCGAGGACAAACGTCATAATTTTGATGTCGCGCCCGCTGGTTCACGCATTCTGGGCGACTACGATTATGAGTCGATCATGCATTACGGCCCAAGCAATTTTTCGGTCAACGGTAAAGAGACCATCACCCCGTTATTGGTTTCAGCCGATGTTATTGGCCAGCGCATCGTACCCAGTCGTGGTGATCTTGACTCGGTTGCGCAACTCTATGCCGCTGATCTGTCAATCGTGACTCAAGTTTACAGCGACGCTCAGGGCTCTGAGGTAACAGTGCATATCAGCAATGAGCTGGCTCAGGGTGCGAATACGATAGACGTTGATGTGCAGATAGGCGCCACCCAGCTGATTCAGTCTGCCGGTACAGGTTGGGACTGTGGGGTGCAGGTAGAGTCGCAGGTGTCCTGCTCATTGAGTCGGCTTGCCGGCAGCAGCTCCAGTAAGCTGACTCTGACACTGAAGGGCGTGGTCGATGCAAGACAGGTGACGGCGGTAGTGCGTTCAAAGACCCCCGATGGCGACACTCAGAACAACGAAGACAATTTCGACACGGCAATTGAGCCAACTCAGGCTAGTGCACTTGCCGATCCGGCGACCCTGACGACAACGACGACCGTCTCCTATGGAGGGGCGGCATTCTGGTTGT
- the ppsA gene encoding phosphoenolpyruvate synthase, translated as MTQYIRWFKELGMNDVPVVGGKNASLGEMIANLSTAGISVPDGFATTADAFREHLQVSGLDDRINARLDKLDTDDMQALTQTGAEIRQWVMETELPEGLVNAVSEAWNTISVGAGGNVSVAVRSSATAEDLPEASFAGQQETFLNVKTLDDVLVRIREVFASLYNDRAISYRVHQGFAHADVALSAGIQRMVRSDIGASGVMFSIDTESGFSDAVFITSSWGLGECVVQGSVNPDEFYVHKPTLTAGRPAILKRSRGAKRIKMIYGTSTAVDTVDVDVADQMRFSLNDSDVQSLATMAITIEKHYGRPMDIEWGKDGQDGKLYILQARPETVESRSNKNIITRYQLADHKATVLTSGRSIGQRIGAGVVRIVNSINDIGSVQNGDVLVTDMTDPDWEPVMKRAAAIVTNRGGRTCHAAIIARELGVPAVVGCNDATSKLTDGQQVTVSCAEGDTGFIYDGNLSFDIAETQLDNLPELPFKLTMNVGNPERAFGFSQLPHHGIGLARLEFIISNTIGIHPKALLNHASMPDDVQQQIAERSAGYANPLTFYVDKIVEGVATLAAAFAPYPVIVRLSDFKSNEYRNMVGGEIFEPEEENPMIGFRGASRYLSSSFSDCFELECRALKHVREVMGFTNVELMVPFVRTLEEADQVLALMAENGLERGAHGLRVVMMCEVPSNAIMADEFLERFDGFSIGSNDLTQLTLGLDRDSGLVAHLFDERDPAVKKLLSMAISAARKQNKYVGICGQGPSDHPDLARWLMEQGISSVSLNPDTIVETWQFLAAQQQD; from the coding sequence GTGACTCAGTACATCCGTTGGTTCAAAGAGTTGGGCATGAACGATGTGCCTGTAGTTGGAGGCAAAAATGCTTCCCTGGGCGAGATGATTGCCAATCTGTCGACAGCAGGCATCAGCGTACCAGACGGCTTTGCCACCACGGCAGATGCCTTCCGAGAGCATCTACAGGTCAGTGGACTGGACGATCGGATCAACGCCCGGTTGGACAAACTGGATACCGATGATATGCAGGCGCTGACACAAACAGGTGCTGAAATTCGTCAATGGGTCATGGAAACAGAGCTGCCAGAGGGATTGGTAAACGCCGTTTCAGAAGCCTGGAACACCATCAGTGTCGGTGCAGGAGGCAATGTTTCAGTGGCCGTGCGCTCCTCGGCTACGGCTGAAGATCTGCCTGAAGCTTCCTTCGCTGGCCAGCAAGAGACGTTTCTGAACGTCAAGACACTCGATGACGTATTGGTGCGTATTCGTGAAGTCTTTGCCTCTCTTTATAATGATCGTGCGATTTCCTACCGCGTTCACCAAGGCTTTGCACATGCCGATGTCGCTCTGTCAGCGGGTATTCAGCGCATGGTCCGAAGCGATATTGGCGCCAGCGGCGTCATGTTCTCCATCGATACCGAATCCGGCTTCAGTGATGCGGTTTTCATTACCTCCTCCTGGGGGCTGGGCGAATGCGTTGTACAGGGTTCTGTCAATCCGGATGAATTCTATGTGCACAAGCCGACTTTGACGGCAGGCCGACCGGCCATTCTCAAGCGCAGTCGTGGCGCCAAGCGCATCAAGATGATCTACGGCACAAGCACTGCAGTCGATACGGTGGACGTCGATGTCGCCGATCAAATGCGTTTCTCGCTGAACGATAGCGATGTACAGTCGCTGGCCACCATGGCCATTACCATCGAAAAGCACTACGGCCGACCCATGGATATCGAATGGGGCAAGGATGGTCAGGATGGCAAGCTCTACATACTGCAAGCCAGACCCGAAACAGTCGAATCACGTTCCAACAAGAACATCATCACCCGCTACCAGCTGGCTGATCACAAAGCCACCGTACTGACCTCTGGCCGAAGCATCGGACAGCGAATCGGCGCTGGCGTGGTCCGTATTGTCAACAGCATCAACGACATTGGCAGCGTTCAGAACGGTGATGTACTGGTCACCGACATGACTGACCCGGATTGGGAGCCGGTCATGAAACGCGCAGCCGCCATTGTGACCAACCGAGGCGGTCGAACCTGTCACGCCGCTATCATCGCACGCGAACTGGGCGTTCCTGCCGTGGTCGGTTGCAATGATGCCACCAGCAAACTCACCGATGGCCAACAGGTCACTGTCAGTTGCGCTGAAGGCGATACCGGCTTTATCTATGACGGCAATCTGTCTTTCGATATCGCTGAAACACAGCTGGACAATCTGCCAGAATTGCCTTTCAAGCTGACCATGAACGTGGGCAACCCGGAACGTGCCTTTGGCTTCAGCCAGTTGCCTCATCACGGCATCGGCCTGGCCAGGCTTGAATTCATCATCAGCAACACCATCGGCATTCACCCCAAGGCTTTGCTGAACCATGCCTCCATGCCGGATGATGTTCAGCAGCAGATCGCTGAGCGCAGTGCAGGCTATGCAAATCCTCTGACTTTCTATGTCGACAAGATCGTCGAAGGTGTTGCAACATTGGCAGCCGCCTTTGCCCCTTACCCGGTGATTGTGCGTCTGTCCGATTTCAAATCCAACGAATACCGCAACATGGTGGGTGGTGAGATTTTCGAACCGGAAGAAGAAAATCCGATGATCGGCTTCCGGGGTGCCTCTCGCTACCTCTCCTCCTCCTTTTCAGATTGTTTCGAACTGGAATGCCGGGCCCTGAAACACGTGCGTGAAGTCATGGGCTTTACCAATGTGGAACTCATGGTGCCTTTCGTCAGAACCCTTGAAGAAGCAGATCAGGTACTGGCCCTGATGGCAGAAAATGGTTTGGAGCGCGGCGCTCATGGTCTGCGCGTGGTCATGATGTGTGAAGTGCCCAGCAACGCCATCATGGCTGATGAGTTTCTGGAGCGTTTTGACGGTTTCTCTATTGGCTCCAACGATCTGACACAGCTGACTCTGGGTCTGGATCGCGATTCGGGCCTGGTTGCGCATCTGTTCGATGAGCGTGACCCGGCGGTGAAGAAATTACTGTCAATGGCGATTTCGGCGGCCCGCAAACAGAATAAATATGTCGGTATCTGTGGACAGGGACCTTCGGATCACCCGGATCTGGCACGCTGGCTCATGGAACAGGGGATATCCAGTGTTTCCCTGAACCCAGACACAATTGTAGAAACCTGGCAATTTCTGGCTGCTCAACAGCAAGACTGA
- a CDS encoding SDR family oxidoreductase, whose product MDLGISGRKAIVCASSRGLGRACAMSLAEAGVDLVINGRDEQKLASTQKELEKFGVTVTVVMADVSSAEGQAALFAACPAPDILVNNNGGPPFRDFREIDREAMLAGVTMNMVTPLELIRACVDGMGERGWGRIVNITSSSVVSPIPGLDLSSGARAGLTSFLAGVSRSVASTGVTINQIMPGAFDTDRLQGGIRTTAERLGESYEDAAAKRAASIPAGRFGQPEEFGAACAFLCSTHASYITGQSLLIDGGAVNKAF is encoded by the coding sequence ATGGATCTCGGAATCAGTGGCCGCAAAGCTATCGTATGTGCATCGTCACGCGGGCTCGGTCGAGCTTGCGCCATGTCACTGGCAGAGGCGGGTGTGGATCTGGTCATCAATGGTCGCGATGAACAAAAGCTTGCCAGTACACAGAAGGAGCTGGAAAAGTTCGGTGTGACGGTGACCGTCGTGATGGCAGATGTGTCATCAGCCGAAGGCCAGGCCGCCTTGTTTGCCGCCTGTCCCGCCCCGGATATTCTGGTTAACAACAATGGGGGTCCGCCGTTCCGGGATTTTCGTGAAATCGATCGTGAGGCGATGCTGGCAGGTGTGACCATGAATATGGTGACGCCACTGGAACTGATTCGTGCCTGTGTGGATGGTATGGGGGAGCGTGGCTGGGGTCGTATTGTCAACATCACATCTTCGTCTGTCGTCTCGCCCATTCCGGGGCTTGACCTGTCCAGCGGTGCACGTGCCGGTCTGACCTCGTTTCTGGCCGGTGTCTCACGCTCGGTTGCCTCAACCGGTGTCACCATAAACCAGATCATGCCCGGTGCCTTCGATACAGACCGCCTGCAAGGTGGCATCAGGACAACTGCTGAACGTCTGGGGGAATCCTATGAGGATGCTGCGGCCAAGCGAGCCGCTAGCATTCCTGCTGGGCGATTCGGACAGCCTGAAGAGTTCGGAGCCGCCTGCGCATTTCTATGTAGCACACACGCTAGCTATATTACTGGTCAGAGCTTGCTGATCGACGGCGGGGCTGTCAACAAGGCCTTCTAG
- a CDS encoding YgiQ family radical SAM protein, translating to MSARPAKDQTRALFDYPPYWAECYGRAPFLPMNRAEMDELGWDSCDIIVVTGDAYVDHPSFGMAIIGRLLESHGFRVGIIAQPDWQNADAFKQLGAPNLFFGVTSGNMDSMINRYTADRKIRSDDAYTPDDIGGKRPDRSTIVYSHRCREAYQDVPIVIGGIEASLRRIAHYDYWQDKVRHSILADAKADMLVYGNGERAIVDIAHRLAAGNPIDEITDLRGTAFIVDDLPSDWIIIDSSKIDKPGRIEEPVNPYVVPQDGAAEAAGSPCQDGSGQTSEQSPAISADTSPALADLPALEMAVGSTTQVLTFMSREERQAIRQQKRNMTVLRLPSYDMVKNDKVLYAHANRVLHLETNPGNARAMVQNQGGQKLWLNPPPIPLTTEEMDYVFDQPYKRVPHPLYGKARIPAYEMIRFSINIMRGCFGGCTFCSITEHEGRVIQNRSEDSIIKEIEIIRDEVPGFTGVISDLGGPTANMYRIACKSREIEANCRLPSCVYPDICSNLDTDHSSLIKLYKRARELPGVKKVLIASGLRYDLAIKSPEYVEELVTHHVGGYLKIAPEHTERGPLDKMMKPGIGAYDQFKEMFEHFTKKAGKKQFLIPYFIAAHPGTTDSDMMNLAIWLKTNGFRADQVQNFYPSPMATATTMYHTGKNPLKRIRRDGEEVPIPKSGTQRKLHKAFLRYHDPQNWPMLRDALRSMGRNDLIGNGKQHLIPTYQPKGDQVGYQNARRKNSTPLDRKSGRGAAGVGKVIKGQILSQHTGLPPRETN from the coding sequence ATGTCCGCCAGGCCTGCAAAAGACCAAACACGCGCGTTATTCGACTATCCGCCGTACTGGGCCGAATGCTATGGCCGAGCTCCTTTCCTGCCCATGAACCGGGCAGAGATGGATGAGCTGGGCTGGGATAGCTGCGACATCATTGTCGTCACCGGCGATGCTTACGTTGATCACCCCAGTTTTGGCATGGCCATCATTGGCCGATTGCTCGAATCTCACGGGTTCCGCGTTGGCATCATTGCCCAGCCAGACTGGCAAAACGCCGACGCCTTCAAGCAACTGGGCGCACCCAATCTGTTCTTCGGTGTGACCTCCGGCAATATGGACTCCATGATCAACCGTTACACGGCTGATCGTAAAATTCGCTCGGACGATGCCTACACCCCTGATGATATTGGTGGCAAACGACCCGATCGCAGCACCATCGTGTATTCGCATCGCTGCCGGGAGGCTTATCAGGACGTCCCTATCGTCATAGGTGGCATTGAAGCCTCGCTGCGACGCATTGCCCATTACGATTACTGGCAGGACAAGGTTCGCCATTCCATTCTGGCTGATGCCAAGGCTGACATGCTGGTCTACGGTAACGGTGAACGTGCCATTGTCGATATCGCTCATCGACTCGCCGCTGGCAACCCCATTGACGAGATAACCGACCTGCGCGGCACCGCATTCATTGTGGATGACCTGCCCAGTGACTGGATCATCATCGATTCGAGCAAGATCGACAAGCCGGGCCGTATCGAAGAACCGGTCAATCCTTATGTCGTCCCCCAGGACGGTGCCGCCGAAGCCGCCGGTTCACCCTGCCAGGACGGCAGCGGCCAGACCAGTGAGCAGAGTCCGGCAATAAGCGCCGACACATCCCCAGCACTTGCAGATCTGCCTGCGCTGGAAATGGCAGTGGGTTCTACCACTCAAGTGCTCACTTTCATGAGCCGCGAAGAACGTCAGGCCATTCGCCAGCAAAAACGCAACATGACCGTTTTGCGGCTGCCCTCCTACGACATGGTCAAGAACGACAAGGTGCTCTATGCCCACGCCAATCGTGTGCTCCATCTTGAGACCAATCCAGGCAATGCACGAGCAATGGTGCAGAACCAGGGAGGCCAGAAATTATGGCTGAACCCACCGCCGATCCCTCTGACAACAGAGGAAATGGATTACGTCTTCGATCAACCGTATAAGCGGGTCCCTCATCCTCTGTACGGCAAGGCACGTATTCCTGCCTACGAAATGATTCGCTTCTCGATCAACATCATGCGCGGCTGTTTTGGCGGATGCACCTTCTGCTCGATTACCGAACACGAAGGCCGCGTCATACAGAATCGCTCCGAAGACTCGATCATCAAGGAAATCGAGATAATTCGCGACGAGGTTCCAGGCTTTACCGGCGTCATCTCGGATCTGGGCGGGCCGACGGCCAATATGTACCGCATTGCCTGCAAATCACGAGAAATCGAGGCCAACTGCCGATTGCCATCGTGTGTCTATCCGGACATCTGCTCCAACCTGGACACCGATCATTCCTCGCTGATCAAGCTCTACAAGCGCGCACGTGAATTGCCTGGCGTCAAGAAGGTTCTGATTGCCTCAGGCCTGCGTTATGACCTGGCAATCAAGTCCCCTGAGTATGTCGAGGAACTGGTGACGCACCATGTCGGTGGCTACCTGAAGATTGCTCCTGAGCATACTGAACGCGGACCTCTGGACAAGATGATGAAGCCGGGCATCGGTGCCTATGATCAATTCAAGGAGATGTTCGAGCACTTCACCAAGAAAGCTGGCAAGAAGCAGTTTCTGATTCCCTATTTCATTGCAGCCCATCCGGGAACGACCGATTCTGACATGATGAATCTGGCGATCTGGCTGAAAACCAATGGTTTCAGGGCCGATCAGGTACAGAATTTCTACCCCTCACCGATGGCGACAGCCACCACCATGTACCACACGGGCAAGAACCCCCTGAAGCGCATACGGCGTGATGGTGAGGAAGTGCCCATTCCCAAGAGTGGTACACAGCGAAAGCTGCACAAGGCATTTCTGCGCTATCACGATCCACAGAACTGGCCAATGCTGCGCGATGCCCTTCGATCCATGGGACGCAACGATCTTATTGGCAACGGCAAGCAGCATCTTATTCCCACCTACCAGCCCAAGGGCGACCAGGTGGGTTATCAGAATGCCCGGCGCAAGAACAGTACGCCGCTGGATAGAAAAAGCGGGCGCGGCGCAGCCGGAGTCGGCAAGGTGATAAAGGGACAGATACTGTCGCAGCACACCGGTCTGCCACCTCGCGAGACTAACTAG
- a CDS encoding pyruvate, water dikinase regulatory protein, whose product MPNSKKRYAFIVSDRTGLTAEAMAHSLLSQFPEIDFKTETFTFVDTAAKAGELVKRCHSIRSSTGHSPLVFLTMVNEELRSQFKRAEVEVFDLFDTFIGPMEQRLGIKSSHTIGRSHGVTDEKAYTSRIAAVHFALQTDDGMDIEHYRQADLIIVGVSRCGKTPTSLYLSLHYGLYVSNYPLTDHELEQKRLPEALQEFKEKLFGLTIDPFRLLQIRQQRFAESNYSTAATCQREIAQAEALFRSHQLPWLNTTRMSVEEIGAMVVNRTKSIRGVRV is encoded by the coding sequence ATGCCCAACTCCAAGAAACGTTACGCCTTTATCGTCTCCGATCGGACCGGATTGACGGCTGAAGCCATGGCTCACAGCCTGCTCAGCCAGTTTCCCGAGATTGATTTCAAGACTGAAACATTTACATTTGTCGATACAGCGGCCAAGGCGGGGGAGCTGGTGAAGCGCTGTCACTCGATTCGTAGCAGCACGGGACACTCGCCGCTGGTCTTCCTGACGATGGTCAATGAAGAGCTGCGCTCGCAGTTCAAGCGAGCTGAGGTAGAGGTATTTGACCTGTTTGATACCTTTATCGGGCCCATGGAGCAGCGTTTGGGTATCAAGTCATCCCATACCATTGGCAGATCTCACGGCGTCACTGATGAGAAAGCCTACACCTCGAGGATTGCGGCGGTGCATTTCGCCCTGCAGACCGATGATGGCATGGATATCGAACACTATCGACAGGCCGATCTGATCATTGTTGGCGTATCTCGCTGTGGCAAGACACCGACGTCGCTGTACTTATCGCTGCACTACGGCCTGTACGTCTCGAATTACCCGTTGACCGATCACGAACTTGAGCAGAAGCGTCTGCCAGAAGCCTTGCAAGAATTCAAGGAGAAGTTGTTTGGTCTGACCATTGACCCCTTCAGGCTCTTGCAGATTCGCCAGCAACGCTTCGCGGAATCAAATTACAGTACCGCGGCGACCTGCCAGCGCGAAATTGCCCAGGCTGAAGCCCTGTTTCGATCACATCAGTTGCCGTGGTTGAACACCACTCGCATGTCGGTGGAGGAGATCGGTGCAATGGTGGTGAACCGGACCAAGTCAATTCGGGGCGTCAGAGTCTAG
- a CDS encoding HTTM domain-containing protein: protein MNHVRRVFSLDLRSIALFRILLAMLLLADLALRSVDLTTFYTDDGVLPRRSWLLLTHRWHWSIHGASGELWWQVLLFMLAAGFAFALLFGYRSKLAAAASFILLASLLNRNGLILQGGDNLLVIMSFWAMFLPLGARYSIDAALQEAHQHNPNGLPSNAYREQPYFSVATVAIVLQVLYLYFFTALMKTGDAWTTRFDAAYYAVSLQHFATPIGDWIRQFPTLLKGATIFVLVVEFIGPLLVISPFFWPWMRLAGLLLLGSLHFAFLLMLHIGLFPLIDFMALSLLIPGTLWACLRNTQSQIARRQQLEAIVIYYDEDCAFCLKMCLILRCFLLPQGTCILPAQNYPLVHAIMEHENTWVIKDPQGKYQTQWRAMAFLFSQRWPFKPLGWLMSSWVLRGAGKRVYRWVAENRGLMGTLSSRVLPFRALKTRPTLAGSLLAGLFFYVVTSFNIYELPGNRGQMPEHVNHLARTVRLDQRWDMFAPYPLTTSSYLLIPGTLRNGEQVDLYSLTSSKQDWQTPERFYPLYESYRWRKYLGRVDGHSNNTVRSALGSYLCKSWNQQPRERETQLATLEIFVVKHRTNTQGTPKEESRHKLWRHWCYAEFADS from the coding sequence ATGAACCACGTCCGACGTGTGTTCAGCCTCGATCTGAGATCGATCGCGCTGTTCCGCATTTTACTTGCAATGCTGCTGCTGGCAGACCTGGCCTTGCGCAGTGTCGACCTGACAACCTTTTATACCGATGACGGGGTTTTGCCGCGACGTAGCTGGTTGCTGCTGACACACCGATGGCACTGGTCAATTCATGGAGCCAGTGGCGAGCTCTGGTGGCAGGTACTGCTATTCATGCTGGCTGCCGGTTTTGCCTTCGCCCTGCTCTTCGGGTATCGCAGCAAGCTGGCTGCCGCCGCCTCTTTCATCCTGTTGGCTTCCCTCCTCAATCGCAATGGTCTGATACTGCAAGGGGGCGATAATCTGCTGGTCATCATGAGCTTCTGGGCAATGTTTCTGCCACTGGGTGCACGCTACTCGATCGATGCAGCCTTGCAAGAAGCCCATCAGCACAATCCCAATGGTTTGCCGAGCAACGCCTATCGTGAGCAACCCTATTTTTCCGTAGCCACTGTCGCCATTGTCCTGCAAGTGCTGTATCTGTACTTTTTCACCGCTTTGATGAAAACCGGTGATGCCTGGACGACCCGCTTTGATGCCGCCTACTACGCAGTCAGTCTGCAGCATTTCGCCACGCCCATCGGCGACTGGATCAGGCAGTTCCCCACCTTGCTCAAAGGCGCGACAATCTTTGTTCTGGTTGTCGAATTCATCGGACCGCTACTGGTAATCAGCCCCTTCTTCTGGCCCTGGATGCGCCTTGCAGGCCTGTTACTTCTTGGCTCTTTGCATTTCGCCTTTTTGCTCATGCTGCACATCGGCCTGTTTCCGCTGATCGATTTCATGGCATTGAGCCTGCTCATACCAGGCACTCTGTGGGCCTGCCTGCGCAACACTCAAAGCCAGATCGCACGTCGCCAGCAGCTCGAAGCTATCGTGATCTATTACGACGAGGATTGTGCCTTCTGTCTGAAAATGTGTCTGATTCTGCGCTGCTTTCTACTGCCGCAGGGCACTTGCATTCTGCCTGCGCAAAACTACCCGCTTGTACACGCCATCATGGAGCATGAGAACACCTGGGTGATAAAAGACCCGCAAGGCAAATACCAGACTCAATGGCGGGCCATGGCATTCCTGTTCTCGCAACGCTGGCCCTTCAAACCGCTGGGATGGCTGATGTCCAGCTGGGTACTGCGAGGCGCTGGCAAGCGCGTCTATCGCTGGGTGGCAGAAAATCGCGGCCTCATGGGCACACTAAGCAGTCGCGTATTGCCTTTCAGAGCACTCAAGACAAGGCCAACGCTGGCAGGCTCTCTGCTCGCTGGCCTGTTCTTCTACGTCGTGACCAGTTTCAACATCTACGAATTGCCGGGCAATCGTGGGCAGATGCCAGAGCACGTCAATCATCTTGCACGCACAGTTCGACTGGATCAGCGCTGGGACATGTTCGCCCCCTACCCTCTGACAACCTCATCCTATCTGCTCATTCCCGGAACCTTGCGTAACGGCGAGCAGGTAGATCTGTATTCACTGACCTCCAGCAAACAGGACTGGCAGACACCAGAACGCTTCTACCCACTCTATGAAAGCTATCGATGGCGCAAATACCTTGGCCGCGTCGATGGGCACTCGAACAATACGGTGCGCTCGGCATTGGGCAGCTATCTGTGCAAAAGCTGGAACCAGCAACCACGAGAGCGTGAGACGCAACTGGCGACACTGGAGATCTTCGTGGTCAAGCATCGCACCAATACCCAAGGTACGCCCAAAGAAGAATCAAGGCACAAACTGTGGCGTCACTGGTGTTATGCAGAGTTTGCCGATTCCTGA